The following are from one region of the Arthrobacter sp. TMP15 genome:
- a CDS encoding APC family permease: MLNFFNAFKRVLVGRPFRTDKLAHTLLPKRIALPVFASDALSSVAYAPDEILLTLALAGVAAVSLSPWVGLAVMVVLLTVVASYRQNVHAYPSGGGDYEIATVNLGKSAGLTVASALMVDYVLTVAVSMSSAANYLATAIPGWHGAQAVIAVVGVIILALVNLRGIKEAGTVFAVPTYIFMFAIFAMTAAGIFQAASGNLGRAPSADFEIVPEAAFNQGLVGLAGAFLLLRAFSSGAAALTGVEAISNGVPNFRKPKSKNAATTLLLLGAIAAGMMASILFLANATGVHIVADPHTEFLVNGVAPPADYVQNPSISQIASTIFGAGSIPFFIIVAATGTILVFASNTAFNGFPVLASILAKDGYLPRQLRTRGDRLAFSNGVLLLAAGALVLIIAFDADVTRLIQLYIVGVFISFTASQLGMVRHWSRELLKVKDKPLRFRMMRSRVINTVGFCMTLTVLLIVLVTKFEQGAWIALLAMAVLFVIMWGIRSHYDNVAKELAVETDSAVKALPARIHAVILVSHVRKPVMRAIAFARASRPSTLEAITVDLDSAETQQTLADWERLSIPVPLTVLASPYRETLTPLINHIKAMRRDSPRDLIVVYIPEYVVGKWWEQLVHNQTALRIKTRLHFEPGVVVASVPWQLKSSTDAKKYQE, from the coding sequence GTGCTGAATTTCTTCAACGCGTTTAAGCGCGTCCTAGTGGGGCGTCCGTTCCGTACCGACAAACTTGCCCATACGCTGCTGCCTAAACGTATCGCTTTGCCGGTCTTCGCCTCAGATGCCTTGTCGTCAGTGGCCTATGCTCCTGATGAGATCCTGCTGACGCTGGCCCTGGCAGGTGTTGCAGCTGTGTCGCTTTCGCCTTGGGTGGGTCTGGCCGTCATGGTTGTACTGCTCACAGTGGTGGCCTCCTACCGCCAGAACGTGCATGCGTACCCCTCAGGTGGTGGCGACTATGAGATTGCCACGGTGAACCTGGGCAAGAGTGCTGGGTTGACAGTGGCTTCAGCCCTGATGGTTGACTACGTTCTGACCGTGGCAGTGTCCATGTCTTCGGCAGCCAATTACCTGGCCACAGCCATTCCCGGTTGGCATGGCGCCCAAGCTGTGATCGCCGTCGTCGGTGTCATTATCTTGGCTCTTGTGAACCTGCGCGGCATCAAGGAAGCTGGCACGGTGTTTGCTGTGCCCACCTACATTTTCATGTTCGCGATCTTCGCTATGACAGCCGCCGGGATATTTCAGGCAGCTTCCGGGAACTTGGGACGGGCTCCGTCGGCAGACTTTGAGATTGTTCCCGAGGCGGCCTTTAATCAGGGTCTGGTGGGCTTGGCAGGGGCTTTCCTACTCCTGCGCGCGTTCTCCTCTGGAGCGGCCGCGCTGACAGGTGTTGAGGCCATCAGCAACGGAGTGCCGAACTTCCGCAAACCCAAGAGCAAGAATGCCGCCACAACCCTGCTGCTACTGGGCGCCATCGCCGCCGGCATGATGGCAAGCATCCTTTTCCTTGCCAACGCCACGGGTGTACACATTGTGGCTGACCCGCACACCGAATTCCTTGTCAACGGTGTTGCGCCACCTGCCGATTACGTACAAAATCCGTCGATTAGTCAGATAGCCTCAACAATTTTTGGTGCGGGTTCGATCCCGTTTTTCATCATTGTGGCCGCCACCGGAACCATCTTGGTGTTTGCCTCAAACACAGCCTTCAATGGCTTCCCAGTGCTGGCCTCCATCTTGGCTAAAGATGGCTATTTGCCACGCCAGCTGCGCACCCGCGGAGACCGGCTGGCTTTCAGTAACGGGGTCCTGTTGCTGGCGGCAGGAGCCTTGGTGCTGATCATTGCCTTCGACGCCGATGTCACCCGCCTGATCCAGCTCTACATTGTGGGAGTATTTATCTCCTTCACGGCAAGCCAGCTGGGGATGGTGCGGCACTGGAGCCGGGAACTGCTCAAGGTAAAGGACAAGCCCTTACGGTTCCGCATGATGCGTTCTCGGGTCATCAACACGGTGGGCTTCTGCATGACCCTGACGGTGCTACTGATTGTGCTGGTCACTAAATTTGAGCAGGGAGCCTGGATTGCGTTGCTCGCCATGGCAGTGCTTTTCGTCATCATGTGGGGAATCCGTTCCCACTATGACAACGTTGCAAAAGAACTGGCCGTGGAGACCGATTCGGCTGTCAAGGCTCTGCCTGCCCGCATCCACGCCGTGATCTTGGTCTCCCACGTGCGCAAGCCAGTTATGCGCGCCATCGCCTTTGCGCGGGCGTCCCGGCCGTCAACGCTGGAAGCAATCACAGTTGATCTGGACTCAGCAGAGACGCAGCAAACCCTTGCGGATTGGGAGAGGCTGAGCATCCCGGTACCGTTGACTGTGTTAGCGAGTCCGTACAGGGAAACGTTGACACCGCTGATCAACCACATCAAGGCTATGCGTAGGGACTCCCCACGTGACTTGATTGTGGTGTACATCCCGGAATACGTGGTGGGCAAATGGTGGGAGCAGCTGGTGCACAACCAGACGGCCCTGCGCATTAAGACGCGGCTGCATTTTGAACCCGGAGTAGTGGTTGCCAGTGTACCTTGGCAGCTAAAGTCCTCCACTGACGCGAAGAAATACCAGGAATAG